The Brassica oleracea var. oleracea cultivar TO1000 chromosome C6, BOL, whole genome shotgun sequence genomic interval CAATTCAACCAATTAAACACTGTAACTAAAATTTAATTAAGTTTTGTTCATTCTTCTCTTCATCTTATATATAATTTTCAATAACAAAAAATGGATACAAAAATTTTTGAATCGCATAAAAGAAAAATATTGAATAATTGAAAATTATATTATATTTGTCTATAGCTTCTTATATATTTTTATAATAGATTATAGAGTTTATATATTAAAATAAACATACTAAATATATAATCAAAATTAAAATTTAAACAAAAAATCCGGACGTAGCCCGGACCGACCTTAGTTTCAAATAAACTGTTAAAATACATGACCGATCCAAATATGAGTTACGATTTTAAATTAAACCGAATTATAAAATTCATCTGAACTCGAAATATTATTAACCAAATCCAAACATCATTCATAGAAGAGAGTAACAGACTATAAAGCTGAACCTGAAAATCCCATGCGAGCATAAACCATTAGACTTCTTAAAATATGATATTACACCAGCTTTTGGGAAGCACTTCAACATTTACATTTTACAGATATACCAGACTGAGTTGTATTGAACCATTTAAACTCTTCATGACATGAGAACAAGCCAGAGAAAACAAAGAAGCTACAACCCAAGTTTACATCATAGATCACAGACAAAGCCCCTAATTACAAACACCTTCAAGAACCATGGTTACAGTCTTACAGAGACAGAGCCACCAAGTAAGAGTTTCAAAAATCAATTATTAAGACAAGTTTGGGATACAAGCTCCTCCTCCACCTTCACCACTTTGCTGCTGCTCTTTCCAGATTCTTCCAGTGACTCGCAGTTTCAGCTCTTTCCTGTCTCCACCCGAGAAGAAGAGAGCCATGTTCCTCTGTATGATTAGCCCATCATGACTGTCTCTAACTTTCCTGTGACTGTCTCTTACGCTTCTCGGTGTTCCTTCCCAAATCAGCTTCCGACCATAACCCCCCACTTCCAAACTGTAATTGTAGTTCCGAGCTTCTGTCTCGTCCCCCATGAAACGTAGAAACGCCATGTAGACTGGAGCCATACCGAGCTGGAATGCCTCAAAGTGGAGACAGAAGTATTGACCAAAGCAGTGAAAGACCTGAAACAAAAACAAAAAAGACAGAAACTTTGATAAGCCTATGGGACGGTTATAGATGATTGTTTAAGTATGAATCATATGTAGTCTTACGGTTAACATCCACGTGGCGTTTTCGACTTCACGAGGATTAGACTTGACATAACGGTGGTTGAAAGTACATCCAGAATGCATATCCACCTTGTGGTCATCCCTCAGATGAGCAACTAAGAAAGGGATATCACCCATGACAGAACACTCGGAACCAGCGTAGGGACAGTTATAAGGCCTGAAGTTACACACAGTCTCGTGTTTGAGCTTACTGTAATAAGGGAATATCTCAGGACAGCCAAGCGACATGTACTTGCACGGTAGCTCAAGGGACTCGGCTACTTTTTCGAGTGCCAAGCAACGGATATCACCGAGCTCTTGTCTACAAGTAGGGCAGCGATTGTGAACCCTGTTCTTACAAGTTGAACATAGAGTATGTCCATTGTGACACTGCAGAGGAATAAATCAAAAAGCTTATAGCTTTGGCAAAGCCCTGAAACCAATCAACAGAGCAAAGATCCAGGAACTGAAAAACAGGGAAAATTCAGACAAGAAGGGATTGAAACAGAGTATCAAACCATAGTGTAAGTGTTTTGTCCGAAAAATTCTCTAAAGTGACAATCAAAAAGCTTGTAGCTTTGGCAAAGCCCTAAAACCAATCTACAGAGCAAAGATCCGGAACTGAAAAGCAGGACAAATTCAGACAACATGAGATTGAAACAGAGTATCAAACCTGTAAGAATTTTTTAAAACCTTTAAATGTTTTGTCCGAATTTTTTCTAAAGAGACAATCAAAAAGCTTATAGCTTTGGCAATGTTTCTCAAGAGAGCACACAAAAAAAAACCCTAAAACCAATCAAGAAAGCAAAGATCCGGGCAACAAAGAGATTGAAACAGACCTGATGAATAGGAGGGTACATAGAATTGGTGCAGACAGGACATTCGAGAAGCTCGTGAACACTGGTGGTGGTCGGAAGAATACCAGAAGCAGCATTCGCGTTGCTGTTATTACTGTGATGCTTCGAAACCGATGCGTAGGAGTGGCGATCTTGATGGATCTCTTCGTCATCTGTGACATCTATGGTTGAAGCACAGTCCATGCTATCCAAATCCATCGAAAAGGTGAAAACTTTATTAATCTCCGATCGAGAGGAAGATCGAATCCGGTGGATTGAAACGCCAACGAATCAGGTCAACCTTCGTGAAGTGTTGATTTCGAAGAAAGAGAGATGCTTTTCTTCATCGAGAGAGAGAGAGAGAGAGAAGGGGAGAGAGTTGCCGTCAAATGAACAGGCAACGCTGATTTGAAATCGTACGGTCAGGATTATTCAGGAAGGGCGACTGTGTTGTATAGAGAGAATGTTCTTTGGGAAACTTTGATTTATATGAGCGGAAATAATCATTTAATAATAACTACGTAAAGCACGGAATAAATATTATATATAAATTACTTTTATGTATTATATGTTTTTTACATATTATGAAATAATAAATATATATTGAATAATTAAAAATTTAGTAACTATTACGTATATAGTTAAATTGGTGCAAATACATAGATAAATTTTATTAATTCATACAAACACTTTTTCCATTTAATATGGTATAAAATTAAGTTTAAATGATATTAACAGAGATATATAGTACATTTTTAATATTAACATATGTTAAAAAATATTTTATACTCATATTATTTTTGATCATTTGTATTTCTTTATAACAAAAATTTTAAATCACTGATAACAATAAAAAATTTGTGGGATGTTTAATAGTTTTAGTAATTTATAATTTAAAAAAAAATTCAATACAAAGTTTAAAATCTAAATATTAAGTTGTCAATATTTTTTCAAAATGTTTATCAAAAAAATTCAAAGCAAATTTCGAAATTAAAATACTTATGTATTTTATATGGTATATAATTTCTTTAAAAAATTTATTAATATACATATATATAATATTTATTAAATGAGACTTCCTACTTATGTAATTTAGTAATCATTTGAATCTTGTTATAACAGAAATTTTAAACATGGATCACAA includes:
- the LOC106296323 gene encoding E3 ubiquitin-protein ligase SINAT3 encodes the protein MDLDSMDCASTIDVTDDEEIHQDRHSYASVSKHHSNNSNANAASGILPTTTSVHELLECPVCTNSMYPPIHQCHNGHTLCSTCKNRVHNRCPTCRQELGDIRCLALEKVAESLELPCKYMSLGCPEIFPYYSKLKHETVCNFRPYNCPYAGSECSVMGDIPFLVAHLRDDHKVDMHSGCTFNHRYVKSNPREVENATWMLTVFHCFGQYFCLHFEAFQLGMAPVYMAFLRFMGDETEARNYNYSLEVGGYGRKLIWEGTPRSVRDSHRKVRDSHDGLIIQRNMALFFSGGDRKELKLRVTGRIWKEQQQSGEGGGGACIPNLS